The proteins below come from a single Dehalococcoidia bacterium genomic window:
- a CDS encoding metal ABC transporter ATP-binding protein encodes MSAALEVTDLTVVYRDTPALDGVTLTVPPGTLAAIVGPNGAGKSTLLKAVQGIVPRVRGEIRVFGVPARQARLRIGYVPQRTAVDWNFPTDVLDVVLMGTYGRLGWLRRPGRREHAIALEALDRVGLRSLAHRQIGQLSGGQQQRVFLARALAQQADLYLMDEPFAGIDAATEQAIVEVLRELRAAGKTVVCVHHDLETVAEYFDWAALLNVRLFAAGTVEEALAPEHLAAAYGGRFGRLLRAGQQ; translated from the coding sequence ATGAGCGCAGCGCTGGAGGTGACCGACCTGACCGTGGTCTACCGCGACACGCCGGCGCTCGACGGCGTCACCCTGACAGTGCCGCCAGGGACGCTCGCGGCTATCGTCGGACCAAACGGCGCCGGGAAATCGACCCTGCTCAAGGCAGTGCAGGGGATTGTCCCGCGGGTGCGCGGCGAAATTCGGGTCTTCGGCGTTCCCGCGCGCCAAGCCCGGCTGCGCATTGGGTATGTTCCGCAGCGCACCGCCGTCGACTGGAACTTTCCGACAGACGTCCTCGACGTCGTGCTGATGGGCACCTATGGGCGCCTCGGCTGGCTGCGCCGGCCTGGCCGGCGGGAGCACGCGATCGCGCTTGAGGCGCTTGACCGGGTCGGGCTGCGCTCCCTCGCTCACCGCCAGATCGGGCAGCTTTCCGGCGGGCAGCAGCAGCGGGTCTTCTTAGCGCGGGCGCTCGCCCAGCAGGCAGACCTGTATCTGATGGATGAGCCGTTTGCGGGGATCGACGCTGCGACCGAACAGGCGATCGTCGAGGTCTTGCGCGAACTGCGCGCGGCGGGAAAAACGGTCGTGTGTGTCCATCACGATTTGGAGACGGTGGCGGAGTATTTTGACTGGGCGGCACTCCTCAACGTGCGCCTCTTCGCCGCGGGGACAGTCGAGGAAGCGCTGGCGCCAGAGCACCTTGCGGCAGCCTATGGCGGCCGGTTCGGGCGGCTGCTGCGGGCGGGGCAGCAATGA
- a CDS encoding zinc ABC transporter substrate-binding protein, translating to MLIRGRSAPLLRRGHAAEGGHLLGRAAALLVVLLAACAPLSAQPTDGEASRPLRIVATTGIVADLVRNIGGERVEVTALMGPGVDPHLYRPTAGDVRRLETADALFYHGLELEGRMSDLFARLARSGRPTFAVTAEVPRALLRPAAEVEGAFDPHLWHDVALWRIVAKTVARQLSTLDPGAAELYARNHAAYDAQLEELDRYVAAQAATLPPRSRVLVTAHDAFGYFGARYGFEVRALQGISTVTEASAADVRELAGFLCERGVKAVFLETTVAPATIEAVRRAAMANGCLVTLGGSLYSDALGGAETPASTYIGMVRANIDTIVRALQ from the coding sequence ATGTTGATCAGGGGCCGTTCTGCGCCGCTCCTGCGGCGCGGCCACGCCGCAGAAGGAGGGCATCTCCTCGGGAGAGCGGCAGCGCTTCTTGTCGTCTTGCTCGCCGCCTGTGCGCCGCTCTCTGCGCAGCCGACTGATGGCGAGGCGAGCCGCCCGCTGCGCATCGTCGCGACGACGGGCATCGTCGCCGACCTCGTGAGGAATATCGGCGGTGAGCGGGTCGAAGTCACCGCGCTGATGGGCCCCGGGGTCGACCCGCACCTGTACCGGCCGACTGCGGGCGATGTCCGCCGGCTCGAAACGGCCGATGCGCTCTTCTACCACGGTCTGGAACTCGAAGGGCGGATGAGCGACCTCTTCGCGAGGCTCGCGCGCAGCGGGCGGCCGACCTTCGCGGTGACAGCAGAGGTCCCCCGCGCCCTGCTCCGCCCCGCCGCCGAGGTCGAGGGCGCGTTCGACCCGCATCTCTGGCACGATGTCGCGCTGTGGCGCATCGTTGCGAAGACGGTCGCCCGTCAGCTCTCCACCCTTGACCCCGGCGCCGCCGAACTCTATGCGCGGAATCATGCCGCCTATGACGCGCAGCTCGAGGAACTCGACCGCTACGTTGCGGCGCAAGCGGCGACACTCCCTCCGCGGAGCCGTGTTCTTGTCACCGCTCACGATGCATTCGGCTATTTCGGCGCCCGCTATGGGTTCGAAGTGCGCGCCCTCCAAGGGATCAGCACCGTCACCGAGGCGAGCGCTGCCGACGTTCGCGAATTGGCCGGCTTCCTCTGCGAGCGGGGCGTGAAGGCGGTCTTTCTCGAGACGACGGTCGCGCCGGCGACCATTGAGGCGGTGCGGCGGGCGGCGATGGCGAACGGCTGCCTTGTCACTCTGGGAGGAAGCCTCTACTCTGACGCGCTCGGCGGGGCAGAGACGCCGGCGTCCACGTATATCGGGATGGTGCGCGCGAATATCGACACGATCGTTCGGGCACTGCAATGA
- the rpsT gene encoding 30S ribosomal protein S20 — MPNTKSAAKAMRRAERRRAINKPIRTRTRTAVKEARLAIETGNANAQEAVLKAVSALDRAAFKGVIHKNAAARRKSRLMRRLHQLQRAAAASSASAAAAPAAEAAPPPQKGKAKKR; from the coding sequence GTGCCGAATACGAAGTCCGCCGCGAAGGCGATGCGGCGAGCAGAGCGCCGCCGCGCGATCAACAAGCCGATCCGGACGCGTACCCGGACCGCGGTAAAAGAGGCGCGCCTCGCGATCGAGACTGGAAACGCCAATGCGCAGGAGGCGGTTCTGAAAGCCGTCTCGGCGCTTGACCGGGCAGCCTTCAAAGGCGTGATCCACAAAAACGCCGCCGCGCGCCGCAAGTCGCGCCTGATGCGCCGGCTCCACCAGCTGCAGCGTGCCGCGGCGGCGAGCAGCGCGTCTGCTGCGGCGGCTCCAGCCGCCGAGGCAGCCCCACCGCCCCAGAAGGGCAAGGCAAAGAAGCGCTAG
- a CDS encoding MmgE/PrpD family protein translates to MTEAWGALEEDALRALARYAASLRLEDVPARAVALAKLALLNLLGGIAAGSDPALNPARAALLDYVERFAAVPAATVLFARRRTHPQLAALVSAGTAMASHTDDFSPRARTHASAVLGAAALAVGEERRVHGRELLAAFIAGWEVAARLGDAIRPGVEGAAKAFVSPTHTPAAAAVAARLAGLDERGIAEAIALACDMGAGLIAQAPAPVSTLRTPLGASLAVFCAELAARGMQASPRAVAAWCQAYGGVADITPLTSGLGEGCILAEDGFQLKQYQFSSGLSGLIRGLQQAQRAAGFTAAEVEAVDCWVSPAMEAVYGVVVPRSPSEAHFSIGRACALALTREQWDLADVATVPHPDPAVQRLTAAVRLHRLPGSERLTALTAAATRVEAVVRLRDGQAIPALSAPLPPITDPEREGETVRLLYRRRAQPILGAERARQLEEAVDRLDRLADIGLLTELLA, encoded by the coding sequence ATGACGGAAGCGTGGGGAGCGCTGGAGGAGGATGCGCTGCGCGCCCTCGCCCGCTATGCGGCGAGCCTGCGCCTAGAGGACGTACCGGCGCGCGCGGTCGCGCTCGCAAAGCTGGCGCTGCTCAACCTCCTCGGCGGCATTGCCGCCGGCAGCGATCCGGCGCTCAACCCTGCGCGGGCGGCGCTGCTCGACTACGTTGAGCGCTTCGCTGCGGTGCCGGCGGCTACCGTCCTCTTCGCGCGCCGCCGCACCCATCCCCAGCTTGCGGCGTTGGTGAGCGCGGGGACCGCGATGGCGAGCCACACCGACGATTTCAGCCCGCGGGCGCGGACGCACGCGAGCGCCGTGCTCGGCGCGGCGGCGCTTGCGGTGGGCGAGGAGCGGCGCGTGCATGGCCGAGAACTGCTCGCTGCCTTCATCGCCGGGTGGGAAGTTGCGGCCCGTCTCGGCGACGCAATCCGGCCCGGGGTGGAGGGTGCTGCGAAGGCGTTTGTCTCGCCGACCCACACTCCAGCTGCCGCCGCGGTTGCGGCTCGGCTCGCCGGGCTGGACGAACGCGGGATCGCCGAGGCGATCGCGCTCGCGTGCGACATGGGCGCCGGTCTCATCGCCCAAGCGCCGGCGCCGGTTTCGACCCTGCGCACGCCGCTCGGCGCCTCGCTCGCCGTCTTCTGCGCCGAACTGGCTGCGCGTGGAATGCAGGCGTCGCCGCGCGCTGTGGCGGCATGGTGTCAGGCGTACGGCGGCGTTGCGGACATCACCCCGCTGACGAGCGGCCTCGGTGAGGGCTGCATCCTTGCCGAAGACGGCTTTCAGCTGAAGCAGTACCAGTTTTCGAGCGGTCTCTCTGGGCTGATCCGGGGGCTGCAGCAGGCGCAGCGCGCTGCGGGCTTCACCGCAGCGGAGGTCGAGGCGGTCGACTGCTGGGTCAGCCCGGCAATGGAGGCCGTCTACGGTGTTGTCGTGCCGCGCTCGCCGAGCGAAGCGCACTTCAGCATCGGCCGAGCGTGTGCCCTCGCCTTGACCCGTGAGCAGTGGGATCTCGCCGATGTCGCGACGGTGCCGCACCCTGACCCTGCGGTGCAGCGGCTGACTGCCGCCGTCCGTCTCCACCGCCTGCCCGGCAGCGAGCGCCTGACGGCGTTGACGGCGGCAGCGACGCGCGTTGAGGCGGTTGTGCGTCTGCGCGACGGCCAGGCGATCCCCGCTCTGAGCGCCCCCCTTCCGCCAATCACCGACCCCGAGCGCGAAGGCGAAACCGTGCGCCTGCTCTACCGCCGGCGCGCTCAGCCGATCCTTGGCGCGGAGCGCGCGCGCCAGCTTGAAGAAGCGGTCGACCGTCTCGACCGCCTCGCGGATATCGGGCTGCTCACTGAGCTGCTTGCCTGA
- a CDS encoding metal ABC transporter permease translates to MTAVLTDYTLRNVILGAALLGAVSGVLGTFAVLRRQGLLGDVLAHAALPGICLAFLLSGSKAMGVLLFGAGITAWVGALLLLWMVRRTKLGEDAALGIVLAVFFGIGLTLLTAASRRPDATQAGLDRYLFGQAAALVTDHVVTMAILAAAALVTTALLFKELKLLAFDPEFLASLGFGVGRLNVLLTTLIVIAIVIGLQTVGVVLMAAMLVGPAVAARHWTNRLGRMIALSAVFGVAAGVAGALVSASGSRIPTGPVIVLALTGIVVLSILFGPARGVVPHWWRAQRARAEGGP, encoded by the coding sequence ATGACGGCCGTCCTGACCGACTATACGCTGCGGAATGTCATCCTCGGGGCGGCGCTCCTCGGGGCGGTGAGCGGCGTCCTCGGCACCTTCGCAGTCCTGCGGCGGCAAGGGCTGCTCGGCGACGTTCTCGCTCACGCCGCCCTGCCGGGGATCTGTCTCGCCTTTCTCCTCTCCGGCTCGAAGGCCATGGGCGTGCTGCTCTTCGGAGCGGGAATAACCGCGTGGGTGGGCGCGCTCCTCCTCCTCTGGATGGTGCGCCGAACCAAGCTTGGGGAAGACGCCGCGCTTGGGATCGTTCTTGCCGTCTTCTTTGGCATCGGGCTGACGCTGCTCACGGCCGCAAGCCGCCGTCCGGATGCCACGCAGGCCGGGTTAGACCGCTATCTCTTCGGCCAAGCCGCGGCGCTGGTGACCGACCATGTCGTGACGATGGCGATCCTCGCCGCGGCGGCGCTCGTCACAACGGCTTTGCTGTTCAAAGAGCTGAAACTGCTCGCCTTCGACCCGGAGTTTTTGGCGAGCCTTGGCTTCGGCGTCGGCCGGCTGAATGTCCTCCTGACTACCCTGATCGTGATCGCGATTGTGATCGGCCTTCAGACGGTCGGCGTGGTGCTGATGGCGGCGATGCTGGTCGGCCCGGCGGTCGCCGCCCGCCATTGGACGAATCGCCTCGGGCGGATGATTGCCCTCTCGGCGGTGTTTGGGGTCGCTGCCGGCGTGGCGGGCGCGCTGGTCAGTGCCAGCGGCTCGCGGATCCCGACGGGCCCGGTCATTGTGCTGGCGCTGACGGGGATCGTCGTTCTCTCGATCCTTTTCGGGCCGGCCCGCGGCGTGGTGCCGCACTGGTGGCGCGCTCAGCGCGCGCGAGCGGAGGGGGGACCCTGA
- a CDS encoding metal ABC transporter permease, which yields MARSARASGGGTLSSLLVILLTGALVAAACALLGSFLLLRKMAMMVDAISHAILPGIVAAYFLAQGPNLLAGFVGAAAAGLLTVTLVEAVQRGRTVTHDAAMGIVFSGLFALGVFVTSRFFAEVHLDADAVLYGTLEFAAQDLLIIGDRSFGPQALWVMGGLLGINLLVVTLLYKELKLATFDPLLAASLGFSPGWLQYALMTMVSVTAVGGFTAVGAVLVVALFIVPPATAFLLTERLARMIALAVALGMSAALVGTLLAFITDTSIAGAIASVAGLQFGLALLAATLRNALRRLREARRLSRAA from the coding sequence GTGGCGCGCTCAGCGCGCGCGAGCGGAGGGGGGACCCTGAGTTCGCTGCTGGTCATCCTGCTCACAGGCGCCCTTGTTGCTGCTGCCTGCGCCCTGCTCGGCTCGTTCTTGCTCCTGCGCAAGATGGCCATGATGGTGGACGCGATCAGCCACGCCATTCTGCCCGGGATTGTCGCCGCCTATTTCCTCGCCCAAGGGCCCAATCTCTTGGCCGGGTTTGTCGGTGCGGCAGCAGCCGGCCTCCTAACCGTGACCCTCGTCGAAGCAGTTCAGCGCGGCCGAACGGTCACGCATGACGCCGCGATGGGGATTGTCTTCTCGGGCCTCTTCGCGCTGGGGGTCTTTGTGACGTCGCGCTTCTTCGCGGAGGTCCATCTCGACGCCGACGCCGTGCTGTACGGCACTCTCGAGTTTGCCGCGCAGGACCTGCTCATCATCGGCGACCGCTCCTTCGGCCCGCAGGCGCTGTGGGTAATGGGAGGGCTGCTTGGCATCAACCTGCTCGTCGTTACGCTCCTCTATAAAGAATTGAAGCTGGCAACGTTTGACCCGCTCCTCGCCGCCTCTCTCGGCTTCTCGCCCGGCTGGCTGCAGTATGCTCTGATGACGATGGTGTCGGTCACCGCGGTCGGCGGCTTCACGGCGGTGGGGGCAGTGCTGGTCGTCGCGCTCTTCATCGTCCCGCCGGCCACTGCCTTTCTGCTTACCGAGCGGCTTGCCCGCATGATCGCGCTTGCCGTGGCGCTTGGGATGAGCGCCGCGCTCGTCGGGACGCTGCTCGCCTTCATCACCGACACCTCGATCGCGGGCGCCATCGCGTCGGTGGCCGGCCTGCAGTTCGGCCTTGCGCTCCTCGCCGCGACGTTGCGCAACGCGCTCCGGCGACTGCGAGAGGCGCGCCGTCTCTCCCGCGCTGCCTGA